The stretch of DNA tgcatgcacgccTGCACTGCAATGGCTTCCCTCATGCTGCACCCTGCAATGCTCCTCTGCTAGATTATGGCGCCAACAATTAATGCCACCAccaacaattaattaacaagaaTTGAACAGTAGTACCGAGGTTGATCCATGGAGACGGCTGCAAACATgtcggcgggggcggcgacggtgaagccgctggcggcggcgtgctaCGACAACAACCTCGTGAACTCGCAGGGCATGTTCCTCGGAGACCAGCCGCTGCGCTtctccctcccgctcctcctcgtccaGGTCTCCCTCATCCTcaccctctccgccgccgcccaccacgtcctccgccgcctcggccagTGCCGCTTCGTCACCCACATGCTCGTCGGCATCTTCCTCGGCCCCTCCGTCCTCGGCCGCAACCCCCAGCTCCGCGGCGCGCTCTTCTCCGAGCGCGGCACCTACATCCTCGAGAGCGTCTCCCTCGTTGCCctcatcctcttcctcttctccatGGCCGTCAAGACCGATCTCacgctgctccgccgccccaccgcACGCgcactcgccgtcggcctcgcAGGCTGCCTCGTCCCGCTCGCCGTCACCCTCCCCGTCTTCCACGCGCTCagcccctccctccccgctgACCTGCGCGGCTCCTCGCTCCTCACCGAGCTCGCCGTCCGCCTCtcgctctcctccttccccgtcgtcgccgatgcGCTCTCGGAGCTCGACCTCCTCAACTCTGAGCTCGGCCGCGTCGCGCTCACCGCCTCGCTCATCACCGACGTCACCTCGTGGTTCCTCCGCGCCTGCTTCGCCGCCGCATTCCTCATCACGGAGGCCAAGTCGCCGGTTTTCACGGCCAAGGTGCTCGCCTCCTTCGCCACTTTCGTCCTCTTCGTCGCCTTCGTCGCGCGCCCCGCCGGCCGCTACATCGCGCAAAAGCGCACGCCGGCGGGGGACCTCCTCTCGGAGGGCTCCTTCGTGGTGGTGGTCATCGCGGCGCTGCTGTCAGCGCTGGTCACCGACGTGATTGGGTTCAAGTTCATGATCGGGCCCATGATGCTCGGCCTGGCGCTCCCCGGCGGCATGCCCATCGGCGCCACCATGACGGAGCGCCTCGACTCCTTCTTCATCGCGCTCTTCCTGCCTGTCTACATGGCGCTGGCCGGGTACCGCACCGACCTGGCGGAGCTGGgcctggccggcggcgagcacgagGAGAAGTTCTGCGCGCTGGAGCTGTTCGTGGCGCTCTGCGTCGCCGGCAAGATGGTGGGGTGCGTCGCCGCGGGGCTCTTCTTCGCCATGCCGTTCCGGGAGGCCACGGTGCTGGCGCTGATGCTCAACATCCGCGGCATCGTGGAGGTGGCCGCCATCAATAATTGGGGGGACACCATgaaggcgacggcggagcACTACTCGACGCTGACTCTGTCCATGGTGGTCATcacggcggtggtgacgccgCTGATCAAGCTGCTGTACGACCCGTCGGGGAGGTTCGCGCGCGCGAAGCGGCGGACGCTGGAGGGCGCGCCGCCCAACGCGGAGATACGCGTGCTGCCCTGCCTCTTCCTCGAGGACCACGCTGCGCCGCTGCTCGACCTCCTCGAGGCGTCGGGGTCCTCGCATGACGCCCCCATGTCGCTCATCGTGCTCCACCTCACCGAGCTCATCGGCCACGCCGCGTCCGTGCTCAAGCCCCACAAGAAGTCAcggagcggcagcggcggcaaccCGACGCCGTCCGACCGCATCGTGAACGCGTTCCGGTACTTCGAGCAGCAGGCGACGCCCGGGGCGGTGACGGTGAGCCCGTAcgtggcggcgtcgccgtACAGCAGCATGCACCACGACGTGTGCCTCCTGGCGCACAGCCGGAAGGCCAACCTCATCCTGCTTCCGTTCCACAAGTCGTCGGACGGCGCGCGGAGCACGGCGAACAACGCGATCCGCGCCGTCAACCGGTCGGTGCTGCAGTACGCGCCGTGCTCGGTGGCCATCCTGGTGGACCACGGGCTGGCGGCCGGGTCAGCGTGCGCGACGGCGTCGAACAGCACGCTGCAGAGGGTGGCCATGTACTTCCTGGGCGGGGCGGACGACCGCGAGGCGCTGGCGTACGTGGCGCGGAtggtggagggcggcggcgtggcggtgaCGGTGGTGCGGCTGAAGCTGCGGAACTGGGTGGGGATGGGAGGGCGCGACGAGGTGAGGGACGAGGAGGCGCTGCAGGCGTTCTGGCTGAGGTACAGCAgcagggacggcggcgagcgggtgGCGTACGTGGAGCAGACGGTGGAGGACGGGGAGGGGACGGCGTCGGTGGTGCGCGCCATGAGCGACAAGTTCGacctggtggtggtggggcggcgaggcggaggggagggcgaCGACCTGGAGGGGTCggcgctgacgagcgggctgTCGGAGTGGAGCGAGTGCCCGGAGCTGGGAGTGCTGGGCGACATGCTGGCCTCCGCCGAGTTCGCCTCCAAGGTCTCCATCCTCGTcgtccagcagcagcagcacgccgGCACCGCCGTCGATCCCTGACCCTCTCTCTCACTTACTCTGCTGCACTGCTGCACTCATCTTCTTTGCTTTGCATCATCTTGCTTAATTTGATACAGGATAGTCTCTATGTCAATCACTTTGACTCCTAATTAGGTATTTGTACAAGTAAGCATGTAATCAAAAATCAATGTTCGTGTATAGTGAAGTGTATCACTCAACTTCTCATTTTGACGTTCAGattctttataattttatctcAATAGAAAAAATCCTATACAAAGGGCTTCCTGATTGGTTACCAGTTGGCATTGCCCACTGCTGCATTAACGTTCCAAAATGAACGGTCCTTCAGTTTTATTCTAAATAAAATCCTAAGTGAAAGTTCTCTTAActttgattaaattatataaaaaagttaacatctataatactaaataaatattatgtttcattatgtattttaatgaaactaatttaatgAAAATGTAGCTTACATTTCATTTTGGGAAAGGGACTGCAGGTGCAAAAGAAGACGTCGGAAATGCACAAAGCAACCTGTAACCTGCCTAACCCCCAAGTCCTAATCCTGATCAGTCCGTGACGTACGTGCTAGAGACAAAGATGACGATATATGACATTTGGAACCATCGACAACTTGGACCTTAATCATGGGGAAAGGAGGTCCATTACATTTCATAATAAGTGGCTACAGAGAATGGGGCTACCTGCATCAACAAGCTAACAACCTTATATTTTCCCTTCAACTTATACTTCtcagctaaaatttaatattttacttttatatttaaagttaaattttaatattttattgctcttaaatcgatatatatataaaagttttacttataaattattttttatcgtaaatATAGTGTTccgtatttttctttaaaaaaccaaatgataacCACGTGAAAACTGATtgcaattttgacattttggtcatttttaaaacttattttataaatagacatcTGAAAAAAACTTATGGCACAAATTGACTTTTTGACCGCACCAACGTAGCAATCGTGGAATAGGACGTCGCTGGTATGGTTGGCACTATCCTCGGGCCACGCGAGCATAACATAATAACTTGGAGGACAGTGCCAACGATATCGACACCATCCTATTCAACGCTGGGATGGTTAAAATGATTCATTCGTACAATaagttttcatat from Oryza brachyantha chromosome 12, ObraRS2, whole genome shotgun sequence encodes:
- the LOC102701318 gene encoding cation/H(+) antiporter 15-like, coding for METAANMSAGAATVKPLAAACYDNNLVNSQGMFLGDQPLRFSLPLLLVQVSLILTLSAAAHHVLRRLGQCRFVTHMLVGIFLGPSVLGRNPQLRGALFSERGTYILESVSLVALILFLFSMAVKTDLTLLRRPTARALAVGLAGCLVPLAVTLPVFHALSPSLPADLRGSSLLTELAVRLSLSSFPVVADALSELDLLNSELGRVALTASLITDVTSWFLRACFAAAFLITEAKSPVFTAKVLASFATFVLFVAFVARPAGRYIAQKRTPAGDLLSEGSFVVVVIAALLSALVTDVIGFKFMIGPMMLGLALPGGMPIGATMTERLDSFFIALFLPVYMALAGYRTDLAELGLAGGEHEEKFCALELFVALCVAGKMVGCVAAGLFFAMPFREATVLALMLNIRGIVEVAAINNWGDTMKATAEHYSTLTLSMVVITAVVTPLIKLLYDPSGRFARAKRRTLEGAPPNAEIRVLPCLFLEDHAAPLLDLLEASGSSHDAPMSLIVLHLTELIGHAASVLKPHKKSRSGSGGNPTPSDRIVNAFRYFEQQATPGAVTVSPYVAASPYSSMHHDVCLLAHSRKANLILLPFHKSSDGARSTANNAIRAVNRSVLQYAPCSVAILVDHGLAAGSACATASNSTLQRVAMYFLGGADDREALAYVARMVEGGGVAVTVVRLKLRNWVGMGGRDEVRDEEALQAFWLRYSSRDGGERVAYVEQTVEDGEGTASVVRAMSDKFDLVVVGRRGGGEGDDLEGSALTSGLSEWSECPELGVLGDMLASAEFASKVSILVVQQQQHAGTAVDP